One genomic region from Pyxicephalus adspersus chromosome 1, UCB_Pads_2.0, whole genome shotgun sequence encodes:
- the TMBIM6 gene encoding bax inhibitor 1, with product MDFLDRNINFKALLKFSNISSSTQQHLKHVYASFALCLLVASAGAYVNVVFRFLQSSFLTFAGSLGMMMWLMFTPHSRENEKKRLGILAGFAFFTGIGLGPALNLCLAIDPSIIPTAFLATAVIFTCFSLSALYAQRRTYLYLGGVLMSVLSLLFLSGLVNMFIGSTVLLKVHMYVGLLVMCGFVLFDTQLIIEKVENGDKDYVWHCVDLFLDFIAIFRKIMIILAMNEKEKKKERK from the exons ATGGATTTTCTTGACCGAAATATTAACTTTAAAGCTCTTCTTAAGTTCTCAAATAT TTCTTCTAGCACACAGCAGCATTTAAAACATGTGTATGCCAGCTTTGCTCTCTGTCTTCTGGTTGCATCTGCTGGTGCTTATGTCAACGTGGTCTTCAGGTTTTTGCAG AGTAGTTTCCTGACCTTTGCTGGCTCATTGGGCATGATGATGTGGTTGATGTTTACCCCTCACAGTAGAGAGAATGAGAAGAAACGCCTGGGAATCTTAGCTGGATTTGCATTTTTCACTG GCATTGGTTTGGGCCCTGCTTTGAATCTTTGCTTGGCTATTGATCCCag CATCATTCCAACTGCATTCCTGGCCACTGCAGTGATCTTCACCTGCTTCTCCCTCAGTGCTCTGTATGCACAAAGACGCACTTACCTGTATTTAGGAG GTGTGCTGATGTCTGTTCTGAGCCTCCTTTTCCTTTCTGGATTGGTGAACATGTTCATTGGATCAACTGTCCTTTTAAAA GTTCACATGTACGTTGGTCTTCTGGTCATGTGTGGTTTTGTCTTGTTTGACACTCAGCTCATTATTGAAAAAGTTGAGAATGGAGACAAAGACTATGTCTG GCACTGCGTAGATCTGTTTCTGGATTTTATTGCCATCTTCAGGAAAATAATGATTATCCTGGCAATGAATGAGAAG gagaaaaagaaagaaagaaaataa